CAGGCTTGAGAACGCGGTGTAATTCTTGCAGACTGCGGGGAATATCTGTAACATTTCTTAACCCATAGCCCATTGTCGCCGCATCGAAGTAGTGATCATCAAAGGGCAAATTGAGTGCATCGGCTTCTATCCAAGAAATGGTAGGTTGGGGGTATTGGCTTTGGGAGCGTTCTTTAGCAGCTGCTAGTAGGTTGGGGGAGAAATCCACACCATACACCTTTCCCGTAGTTCCCACATATTTAGCCAAACGAAAGGCCAAATCACCACTTCCACAGCATAAATCCAGGCAAGTATCGCCCGGTTTAGCTGCACTCCATTTGACTGTCATTTCCTTCCAGATCCGATGTTGTCCCAGACTCAACCAATTGTTTAATTCGTCATAAACTGGAGCAATACGGTCAAAAATATCGCGAATTTCTTGATTCATTGGTTAAGAGTTACGACTGTAGCCACTAATATGGGTTTACTTTGCACTCAGTGCTGCTGCAAAGCAGATCGATCGCTACCAGTTCTGCTGATAAACGAATGAGGTTCAATTCATCTTCTCGTAAAGAGCAAGGTTGTTGCCATTGGAGTGACAAAATCCCTAACAAATGTTACTCATTAGCAGTCACAAGTTCCAAGCCTGTTTTCTACTGAACTTTAGATGCTGTATGATTTTTTTTATACTTTTTTTTTGGGACTACCTGGAAAATACCCGCCTTTCCTACCTTTTCCCCGCCTGGGAGGAGT
The window above is part of the Nodularia spumigena CCY9414 genome. Proteins encoded here:
- the ubiE gene encoding bifunctional demethylmenaquinone methyltransferase/2-methoxy-6-polyprenyl-1,4-benzoquinol methylase UbiE, yielding MNQEIRDIFDRIAPVYDELNNWLSLGQHRIWKEMTVKWSAAKPGDTCLDLCCGSGDLAFRLAKYVGTTGKVYGVDFSPNLLAAAKERSQSQYPQPTISWIEADALNLPFDDHYFDAATMGYGLRNVTDIPRSLQELHRVLKPGAKAAILDFHRPRNPQLRAFQQWYLSNIVVPIANRMGLKEEYAYISPSLDRFPTGQEQIELARQVGFTLVTHYPIANDMMGVLVVSK